A segment of the Lactobacillus sp. ESL0700 genome:
TTATGAGACTATTGCACAATATTTTGAATCATTAGGAGAAAAAATAATTCATTGCCATTTTGTTGATGGTAATCCTGTAGGGCATCGCTGCTGGGGTGAAGGCGAGCGTAATCCCGGAGAAGACTTCAATGTATTTAATTACTATGGCTATCAAGGATATTTTACTTTTGAATTTGGTCAATCCAAGTATTTTTTAAATCCTGCGGAAACTGAAAGAAAAGCATTGCGGTTTTTAAATCCGTTTTTAAAGTAGATGGGAGAAATAAACATGAGTAATGTGGGAACGTCTTTATTAATAGGCCTGATAGGGTTTATGGGACCACTGGACTTTGTTATTGGGTCTAACATGCTAAACAGACCTATCATTTTGGGTCCATTAGTTGGTCTTGTTTTAGGAAATTTGACACAGGGAATAATCATTGGTGCATCCTTGGAATTGGTCTTTATGGGTGCGATTTCGGTTGGTGCCTATCTGCCCCCTGATGTTATCGTTGGTGGTGTTTTAGGAACTGCCTTTGCGATTTCTTTGGGTAAAGGTGTTGGTGCCGCAATCGCAATTGCGATGCCAATTGCCATGCTTTCGTTAGCGATTGGTAATTTGACAAGTGTCATTTTCCCAGCGATTGCACATATTGGTGATAGATATGCTAAGCAAGGTAAGCCAGGAGGAATTACGGCATCATTATGGGGAATTGGTTTAATTGAATGTACTCGTCGGGGAATATTGTGTTTCTTAGGGTACTTCGTTGGTAATGCAGGGATGAAGACATTGCTAGGAATGATTCCGCAAAATGTAATTGATGGCCTTCAAGTAGCAGCTAACATGTTGCCCGCTATTGGGTTTGCAATTCTGTTGCAAATGATTATTAACGATACTGTACTGCCATATTTCTTCCTTGGATTTTTATTATCGGCTTATCTAAAGGTTCCAGTATTAGGGGTTGCATTGTTCGGCTTAATCATAGTTGTTGTAAAACTTCATAACGATAAGAATAAACCAGCTGTTAGTGCTAATGGATCTGTAGAGGAGGATATTGATGATGACGATGACTTCTAATGAAAAAAAGGTAACCAATAAAGATTTAAGACAGATTATGTGGCGTTCACTTACCATGGAATTTGGTTGGAACTATGAGCGTCAAATGCACTTGGCCTTTGCCTATATGATGGCGCCATTAATGAAGAAATTGTATGGTGATGATCAAAAGGAATACGCCGAATCACTGGAACGACAGATGGAATTCTTTAATTGTACGCCACAATTTGTACCATTTATTGGTGGTGTTGTGGCATCAATGGAAGAAGAAAATTCAAAAGAAAAGGATTTTGATGTTTCAACAATCAGTGCAATCAAAACTGCACTGATGGGGCCTTTATCTGGTATTGGCGATTCCTTATTCTTGGGAACCTTGAGAGTATTAGCAATTGGGATTGCAGCTTCCTTGTCCTTAAAAGGCAATATTTTAGGGCCAATACTATTTTTACTAATCTATAATGTTCCAGCTTATATCGTTAGATACTTTGGTGTAAAGGCTGGTTACAACATGGGTACTAGCTACTTAAATAAAATCCAAGCTTCTGGACTGATGGATAAGTTTAAGGATGCGGCAGGTATCTTGGGAGTTATGGTTATCGGTGCCATGACGCAGAATATGGTTGTTGTAAAGGTAGTAGCTAAATTTGGTACTGGTAAAACAGCTACGTCACTTCAAAGCATCTTAGATGGTATTCTTCCAGGACTTTTATCGTTAGTTGTTCTATATATCTTTTATGTTTTGAACAAGAAAAAGGTCAATGTCCTGTGGCAACTTTTAGGGGCAACTGTTATTGGCGTATTGCTAACCGTCTGGGGCGTACTTGGAGTTTAGTGTAAAAATAATTATTAATGAAAGAGAGAATAAAAATGCGTAAATTTAACAAACAAGAATTAGTAGACAGTATGAATGGTGCTTTAAAATTAAGACCACAGATTAATGAAGTAATTGATCCATTATATAAAAAAGGTATTTCTAATATTTGCTGGTTAGGAATAGGTGGCACTTATGCTTCTGCTATGCAAGCCGTTATTCACATGAAGGAAAAGACAGCTCTAGAAACTTTTTATCAAAACGCTGCCGAATATATCGTGACAGGTAACAAGAGAATTACTGATAAAACTCTAGTAATTATTTCTTCAGTTACTGGTAACACCAAGGAAATGGTTGATGCTGTTAAGAAATTAAATGAAGTTGGTGCAATTGTCCTAGGTTTTATGGATGATCCAAAGGCAAAGTTGGCATCAATGTTAACTTATTGCATTTCTTATCCAGAAAATGAACAATTGAAATTCTTCATGGTTGGCGACCGTTTGATGTATCTAAATGGCGAATTTCCAGATTATGATGAATTTTATCAAGAAATGGACAAGCACTTTGCTCAAGATATTGCTGATGTGCAAGAAGGTGCTGATGCATTTGCCAAAGACTTTGCTGAAAAGCACCATGATGATGCAATTCATTACTTTGTTGGTGCCGGTAATCAATGGGGTGCCACATATTCTTATGCGATGTGCTACTGGGAAGAGCAACACTGGATTAGAACTCGTGCAGTAGAAGCAGCAGAATTTTTCCACGGGATGTTTGAAATCGTCGACCGTGATACTCCAGTTACTGTTTATGTTGGTGAAGATACACAACGTCCTTTAAGTGAAAGAGTTGCAAAATTCTTACCACAAATCTGTGGCAATTATACAATTATTGATTCCAAAGACTATGATTTGCCTGGAATTTCTGAAAAATATCGTGGTACCTTGTCACCATTTGTTTTCCATGCAATTAATAATCGGATTGATGTTCATATTGAGCATATTAATCGTCACCCAATGGATATTCGTCGTTATTATCGCGCCTTACCATACTAATTGGAGGCGAAGATGGTCGGAGTATTAATTTGTACCCACGGTAATTCTGCTCAAGAGTTACTTAAATCAGCCGAGATGATTTGTGGTGAACAAAAGAATTGTGAAACTGTTAAATTTGCAATGGGGGAGTCATTGGATAAATTGCAGGCAGAGCTTGATGAAAAAATCAGTTTGCTAGATGATACAGTTCTTTGTTTAACGGATCTAAAAGGTGGCACGCCATTTAATACCTTAGTTAGGTTAACTCAAAAATATCCACAAATGGAGATAGTCACCGGTGTAAACATTCCAATGTTGTTACAATTATTTATTAATCGCGGACAGATGGCAGTATCTGAACTGGTTGATTCAATTGTCGATGCAGGTAAAGTAGGTGTATATCGCTATCAGGCTGCTAAACCTGATACTAATGATGAAGATTTTTAAAGAGCAATAAATTTATTTTCTAAATCTCGAAGGTAAAACTTCGAGATTTTTTGAATGTAACTTTTATTTTTGAACTTGATTGAGTTAAACTTAAATAGTTAAAATAATGAAGTTATTAAAATGTTAAGTATCAAGGAGATAAAAATGTTATTTGGCTCAATTGAAGGTGGCGGAACAAAATTTGTCTGTGCAGTAGGTAATGAAAATTATCAGGTTAAGGATTCAATTTCGTTTCCGACAACGACGCCGCAAGAGACATTGCAAAAGGCAGCCGATTATTTTAAACAATTTGACATAGCAGCTATTAGTATTGCGTCTTTTGGGCCGGTTGAAATTCGACAAACAGCAGCTAATTATGGTTATATTACAACCACTCCCAAAAAGGGCTGGCAGAATACAGATTTCGTCGGCTTCATAAAAAAGCAAATAAATGTTCCAATCTTTTTCACAACTGATGTTAACGGATCCGCATATGGAGAATATGTCATGTCGCTATTATCTAATGAAGACATTGATTCGCTGGTTTATTACACGATTGGCACTGGCGTTGGCGGTGGTGCGATTATTGATGGCAAACTAGTTGGTTCTTTAGGACACCCTGAAATGGGCCACGTTTTACTTAAGCGCCATCCTGATGATTTAGAATTTAAGGGTGTATGCCCATATCATCATGATTGTCTTGAGGGGCTTGTTTCTGGGCCAACATTTGAAGCACGTTTAAATAAAAAAGGCAAGGATGTGCCATTGACCGATCATGTATGGGATATTATGAGTTACTACGTGGCCCAAGCTGTTTTGCAAGTAACATTAATTTTACGACCAGATAAAGTAGTCTTTGGTGGCGGGGTAACTAGCGAAGCATTTTTGCAAAAAGTCCGCCGCGATTTTGCTCAAATGTTAAATGGTTATGTTAGTGTGCCGGACTTAGATAAGTATATTGTAATGCCGGCAATTGCTGGTAATGGTTCGGCAACAGTGGGTAATTTTGCCTTGGCTAAACGCTTGTTAAAAGAATAGTATTTTCATCAAAAATATATTGCCTTTTTGATAAATGTACCTATAATGTATGTATAAAAATATCTTTAATAAAAGTTGAAGGCGATATTTATGAATAATATGTTGATAGGAATCGTTTTAGGTGTATTGTTACTTTGTGCTGGTGCTTGGGAAGCTTTTGCAATGCATAAAAATATTGGTTTTAATAAAACTCATGCTAGCAAAGAGACTTCGCCATTTTTGTTAGGTTCTTACTGGATGGAGCTAGTCTTTAGTATCGTATTCATCGTTGGCGGTATTGTAATGCTGATTGGTTCAGTGATAGCTTAAGACATTTTATAAAGAATTTAAACTTTAGCAATCTTCTTAAAGGGTATAATGGATTAAATAGCTTGCTTGTGAATGATAATATATGCTATTAATGAACAGTTTACTTATTTTTTGCAAGCGCTATAATTAAAATATAAAACTTAATATTTAATACATTTTAGGAGACTAATAAGATGGCTGAAGAAAAAAATACTGCTAAAGAAGAAACCTCAGAAGACCAGGAACAAGCAACTTTAATGGCAGCAATGGGCTTGATTGCTAATGGTGGTAATGCCAAAAGTTTAGCATTTGAAGCAATTCGCGCTGCTAAAAAAGGCGACATTGACACTGCTAGATCGAAGTTAAAGGAAGCTGATGATTCCTTACTTCAGGCGCATAATTCACAAACAGATATGTTAACTAAGGAAGCACAAGGCAAGCACACACAAGTTACTCTGCTAGTTGTGCACTCACAAGACCATTTGATGAATGCCATTACTTTTAGAGATTTGGCAGGAGAAATGGTAGATTTGTATGAAAAGTTGTACAAAGCTGATGCGTTAGAAAAAGACAGTGAATAATCTTGATCAAAAAGAGGCCTTGGTAGGCCTTTTTTTGTACAATAATATAATTATTTCTAAAAGCTACAAGAAAGGGGTGCTTTACAATGATTGCAAAGATTTCTCAAATTATTATTGTTTTGTTAGGCGTTTGGGAATTGTATGCTGTGTATAAGACTTATCATGGCGCTAAAGTGCATGGTGGTAAAAGCACATCGGCATTTTTGCCGCTGGCTTTGTGGTCAGGAATTGTCTTTGGCTTTGCTTTAATTGGTTCAGGCTTAGCATTTTTATTTAGCTGATGTTGAAATTAACAATTGATTTTGCGATATTACGGCAACGTAATATCGTTTTTTTATACCTGATTTAGTGTTAATTCACCTTGATCATAACGGTTGCGTGTCTGTGAAAATTCGAAAGGAGTTCCATTATTTAAAAAACATATTTGTTCAACTTCAAAAACTGGGTCATCTGGCCCACATTCTAAATATAGTTTGTCGTATGCATCGGGCTTGTCAGCTCGAAAGGTACGATTGGCTTTACCAATTTTAAGATGAAGACTGTTTTCAATATAACTATAGATTGATCCTTTAAGTACGGCAATTGTAATTCCTGGAATGATCTTTTGTGGCATAACTGTATATTCAAGTCTTACAGGGAAATTGTTTAGTAACCGTTGTCTGATAATATCATAGACTAGATCATGTGGATTGATCTTGAGCAAAGCTTTTTCTTTTGCTGTGGGTTCTCTTGTTGCAAAGGAAATAATATTGCTAGTTAAGTATTTAGTATTTTCAATTCTCGATGTAAAGCCAACGTGTTCATTAGCGTTATCTTTTTTGGAAATTTCAATTTCTTCTTCAGTTAAAATATATGTTCCGTGACCTTTAACTGGTCTAACAATCCCCTTATAGTTTAGAAATCGTAGTGCCTTAACAATTGTAACTTTACTGGTGTTGTAAATTATGGCTAGTTGTTGGATATAAGGTAATTTATTTTGATATTTGTGTATTAGGATATCTTTTTCGATATTGTTGGCAATCGCAATATATTTTGGTTTGACAGACATGATAACCTCTTTTCTCCGTAAGTAAACATTAATCTTTACTTACGTCTTAGCAAAGATTTACTTTAAATTCAAATGGAATTATTATCTTAATTGAAAGCGATTGCAATTACTTTTAATTAGGAGAGAAGAGATTATATGACTGAATTTTTCTGGGGTAATTCAACCTCAAGTATGCAAACTGAAGGTGGCTGGAATGAAGGCGGTAAGAGCTTATCCGTCTATGATATTCGCAAGCCAGGACCTAATGTCAGTGACTGGCATTTTGCTAATGATAATTATCATCATTTTACTGAAGACTTTGATTATTTACAAGATTTGGGAATGAATATGTATCGTTTTCAAATTTCTTGGTCGAGAGTAATTAAAGATGGTGATGGTGAGATTAACGAGGAAGGCTTGAAATATTATGACAAGCTTGTTGACGCCTTATTGAAGCGAAATATTAAGCCAATGATTTGCTTATATCACTTTGATATGCCACTGCATTTGGCTGAAAAGTATAACGGCTTTATTGATAAGAAAGTTTGTGCGGCGTTTATCAGATATGCCAAAGTAGTCGTTGATCATTTTGCAGATCGTGTAAAATATTGGATTACATTTAATGAACAAAATATTTATCATACGTCAGGAGCTTTTAAAATTGCTGGCTATCTTAAGGGTGAAGAGACGTTAACAGAGTTATATCAAATTTCACATAATGTAATGTATTGTCATGCAGCAGTAGCAAATTATATTCATGAACAAACTGATGCACAGGTTGGTGGCATGTTGGCTTATAACCAAGTTTATCCAGCAACGGCAAGTCCTAAGGATAGTTTTGCTGCTCATCAAATTGATGAATTTTTAAACTTCAATTTATTAGATGCTTTTAGTTATGGTAAGTATTCTGCAGCTGTTTTACAGTTTGTCAAAGAGAAGCAACTTAAAATCAACTACACAGAAGAAGAACTTAAGCAAATTTCTGCCTTAAGAAGTGACTTTTTAAGTTTTAGCTATTATTCATCAAGCACAATTGATGCAA
Coding sequences within it:
- a CDS encoding PTS sugar transporter subunit IIC, producing MSNVGTSLLIGLIGFMGPLDFVIGSNMLNRPIILGPLVGLVLGNLTQGIIIGASLELVFMGAISVGAYLPPDVIVGGVLGTAFAISLGKGVGAAIAIAMPIAMLSLAIGNLTSVIFPAIAHIGDRYAKQGKPGGITASLWGIGLIECTRRGILCFLGYFVGNAGMKTLLGMIPQNVIDGLQVAANMLPAIGFAILLQMIINDTVLPYFFLGFLLSAYLKVPVLGVALFGLIIVVVKLHNDKNKPAVSANGSVEEDIDDDDDF
- a CDS encoding PTS system mannose/fructose/sorbose family transporter subunit IID; translation: MMTMTSNEKKVTNKDLRQIMWRSLTMEFGWNYERQMHLAFAYMMAPLMKKLYGDDQKEYAESLERQMEFFNCTPQFVPFIGGVVASMEEENSKEKDFDVSTISAIKTALMGPLSGIGDSLFLGTLRVLAIGIAASLSLKGNILGPILFLLIYNVPAYIVRYFGVKAGYNMGTSYLNKIQASGLMDKFKDAAGILGVMVIGAMTQNMVVVKVVAKFGTGKTATSLQSILDGILPGLLSLVVLYIFYVLNKKKVNVLWQLLGATVIGVLLTVWGVLGV
- a CDS encoding SIS domain-containing protein, which translates into the protein MRKFNKQELVDSMNGALKLRPQINEVIDPLYKKGISNICWLGIGGTYASAMQAVIHMKEKTALETFYQNAAEYIVTGNKRITDKTLVIISSVTGNTKEMVDAVKKLNEVGAIVLGFMDDPKAKLASMLTYCISYPENEQLKFFMVGDRLMYLNGEFPDYDEFYQEMDKHFAQDIADVQEGADAFAKDFAEKHHDDAIHYFVGAGNQWGATYSYAMCYWEEQHWIRTRAVEAAEFFHGMFEIVDRDTPVTVYVGEDTQRPLSERVAKFLPQICGNYTIIDSKDYDLPGISEKYRGTLSPFVFHAINNRIDVHIEHINRHPMDIRRYYRALPY
- a CDS encoding PTS sugar transporter subunit IIA; protein product: MVGVLICTHGNSAQELLKSAEMICGEQKNCETVKFAMGESLDKLQAELDEKISLLDDTVLCLTDLKGGTPFNTLVRLTQKYPQMEIVTGVNIPMLLQLFINRGQMAVSELVDSIVDAGKVGVYRYQAAKPDTNDEDF
- the scrK gene encoding fructokinase ScrK, which encodes MLFGSIEGGGTKFVCAVGNENYQVKDSISFPTTTPQETLQKAADYFKQFDIAAISIASFGPVEIRQTAANYGYITTTPKKGWQNTDFVGFIKKQINVPIFFTTDVNGSAYGEYVMSLLSNEDIDSLVYYTIGTGVGGGAIIDGKLVGSLGHPEMGHVLLKRHPDDLEFKGVCPYHHDCLEGLVSGPTFEARLNKKGKDVPLTDHVWDIMSYYVAQAVLQVTLILRPDKVVFGGGVTSEAFLQKVRRDFAQMLNGYVSVPDLDKYIVMPAIAGNGSATVGNFALAKRLLKE
- a CDS encoding PTS lactose/cellobiose transporter subunit IIA; its protein translation is MAEEKNTAKEETSEDQEQATLMAAMGLIANGGNAKSLAFEAIRAAKKGDIDTARSKLKEADDSLLQAHNSQTDMLTKEAQGKHTQVTLLVVHSQDHLMNAITFRDLAGEMVDLYEKLYKADALEKDSE
- a CDS encoding immunity protein is translated as MIAKISQIIIVLLGVWELYAVYKTYHGAKVHGGKSTSAFLPLALWSGIVFGFALIGSGLAFLFS
- a CDS encoding GntR family transcriptional regulator, with the translated sequence MSVKPKYIAIANNIEKDILIHKYQNKLPYIQQLAIIYNTSKVTIVKALRFLNYKGIVRPVKGHGTYILTEEEIEISKKDNANEHVGFTSRIENTKYLTSNIISFATREPTAKEKALLKINPHDLVYDIIRQRLLNNFPVRLEYTVMPQKIIPGITIAVLKGSIYSYIENSLHLKIGKANRTFRADKPDAYDKLYLECGPDDPVFEVEQICFLNNGTPFEFSQTRNRYDQGELTLNQV
- a CDS encoding glycoside hydrolase family 1 protein, translated to MTEFFWGNSTSSMQTEGGWNEGGKSLSVYDIRKPGPNVSDWHFANDNYHHFTEDFDYLQDLGMNMYRFQISWSRVIKDGDGEINEEGLKYYDKLVDALLKRNIKPMICLYHFDMPLHLAEKYNGFIDKKVCAAFIRYAKVVVDHFADRVKYWITFNEQNIYHTSGAFKIAGYLKGEETLTELYQISHNVMYCHAAVANYIHEQTDAQVGGMLAYNQVYPATASPKDSFAAHQIDEFLNFNLLDAFSYGKYSAAVLQFVKEKQLKINYTEEELKQISALRSDFLSFSYYSSSTIDASKIPEGTAPNMYLDFGRKENPYLKSTEWGWQIDPMGFRDVLNKIYHRYHLPVFPIENGIGVREKWDGKNPIEDDYRIDYHRKHIMAMQDAINKDGVNVIGYLGWGLIDILSSQGDMDKRYGVVYVNRTNHDLRDMKRVPKKSYYWLRKVIHSNGKDLS